One Desulfobacterales bacterium DNA segment encodes these proteins:
- a CDS encoding GNAT family N-acetyltransferase, which yields MTTRIQMLNPGDEMILDHVSADLFDSEADIDLAAELINTPRNHLIVAVENGLVVGMCFGVHYVPDKRPELCINELCVAPAYRRRGIGKRLVKAMLEFGRLNDFSRAWALTGKSNTATIRLFKSAGGRQRTDAGTVFTFELQNSR from the coding sequence GTTAAATCCTGGCGATGAAATGATCCTGGATCACGTTTCTGCCGATCTCTTCGACAGTGAGGCAGATATTGATCTGGCCGCAGAACTCATCAATACGCCGCGAAATCATTTGATTGTCGCAGTTGAAAATGGTCTTGTTGTCGGAATGTGTTTTGGCGTTCATTATGTACCCGACAAGAGGCCTGAGCTTTGTATAAATGAATTATGTGTCGCCCCCGCCTACAGGAGAAGGGGCATAGGCAAGAGGCTCGTCAAGGCGATGCTTGAATTCGGGCGTCTTAATGATTTCAGCCGGGCATGGGCTTTGACTGGAAAATCGAATACCGCAACAATTCGGCTTTTTAAATCAGCCGGTGGGCGTCAGCGGACAGATGCCGGCACAGTGTTCACCTTCGAGCTGCAAAACAGCCGTTAG
- a CDS encoding lipocalin family protein, which yields MIRSLFFFIPIIISGCAGIPANVSLVTGFDIDRYLGTWYEIARLDHSFERGLERVTAEYSLRDDGGINVVNRGFDPEKDKWKEAVGKAYFVGDSDTGRLKVSFWGPFYGGYNIIALDKKNYSYSLVCGPSRSYLWILAREPRMEEFLKSELIKKAKTLGFETGKMIHVTH from the coding sequence ATGATCCGAAGTCTCTTCTTTTTTATCCCGATCATCATATCGGGCTGTGCAGGCATTCCGGCAAATGTTTCACTGGTTACCGGTTTTGATATCGATCGGTATCTGGGCACCTGGTATGAAATCGCCAGACTGGATCATTCCTTTGAAAGAGGTCTGGAAAGAGTGACGGCGGAATACAGTTTACGGGATGACGGCGGCATCAACGTTGTCAACAGAGGGTTTGATCCGGAAAAAGATAAATGGAAAGAGGCGGTCGGCAAGGCGTACTTCGTGGGTGATTCAGATACCGGCAGGCTAAAGGTATCCTTTTGGGGCCCCTTTTACGGCGGTTATAATATCATAGCTCTTGATAAAAAGAATTATTCCTATTCACTGGTATGCGGGCCCAGCAGATCCTATCTGTGGATTCTGGCAAGAGAACCCCGTATGGAAGAATTTCTGAAATCAGAATTGATAAAGAAGGCAAAAACCCTGGGATTTGAAACCGGGAAAATGATCCATGTAACCCATTAA
- a CDS encoding imidazole glycerol phosphate synthase cyclase subunit, which produces MDKPIRIMPCLDMQNGRVVKGVHFVDIQDAGDPVECARAYCQSGADELALLDITATVEERATMIEVVKRVAGVSTVPFTVGGGISDVKSAELVLNAGADKVSISSAAFRKPELIPALVKTLGAGKVTVAIDVDRNEAMASGYEVYIDGGRTATGTDAVEWAKRVDGYGVPVILPTSKAGDGVQTGFDLPVIRLIREAVSADVVASGGAGKLAHFYEAVEAGATILLAASVFHFGIIGIGELKDYLRGRGVNIL; this is translated from the coding sequence ATGGATAAACCGATTCGGATTATGCCGTGTCTGGATATGCAGAACGGCCGGGTCGTCAAGGGCGTACATTTCGTGGATATTCAAGACGCGGGCGATCCTGTCGAATGCGCACGGGCGTATTGCCAAAGCGGTGCAGATGAACTGGCGTTGTTGGATATTACGGCTACCGTGGAAGAAAGGGCCACCATGATTGAGGTGGTTAAACGCGTTGCCGGGGTCTCTACGGTGCCGTTTACTGTCGGTGGAGGGATCTCCGATGTGAAGTCGGCCGAACTGGTGCTGAATGCGGGTGCCGATAAAGTGTCGATCAGCAGCGCCGCCTTCCGGAAGCCCGAACTGATCCCGGCGCTTGTTAAAACACTCGGTGCCGGAAAGGTGACGGTAGCTATCGATGTGGATCGGAACGAAGCCATGGCCTCCGGTTACGAAGTCTATATTGATGGGGGACGTACTGCCACCGGAACAGATGCGGTTGAATGGGCAAAACGTGTGGACGGTTATGGCGTACCGGTGATTCTTCCGACCAGCAAGGCGGGCGATGGCGTTCAGACCGGTTTTGATCTGCCAGTGATCAGGCTCATCAGGGAAGCGGTGTCGGCCGACGTGGTGGCCTCCGGCGGCGCGGGAAAACTGGCGCATTTCTATGAGGCCGTTGAAGCGGGCGCTACGATTCTGCTTGCCGCTTCGGTATTTCATTTCGGGATCATTGGCATCGGAGAGCTGAAAGACTACCTGCGTGGCCGGGGCGTCAATATCCTTTGA
- the gcvPB gene encoding aminomethyl-transferring glycine dehydrogenase subunit GcvPB: MKEKMGTTGLIFNEPLLWEKGSPGRKGLSLPRRDVAEAPLDDALTGDGPDFPDLSELDVVRHFTRLSQWNFGVDSGMYPLGSCTMKYNPRTNERQASIPGFANAHPLLPPSLCQGALALMYDLQGYLAEITGLPAVTLQPAAGAHGELTGMLIFAAYHKHKGKVRTRVLIPDTAHGTNPASATLCGFTAVPVKSGADGVLRPESVAELMDEDTAGIMVTNPNTLGLFEKNIRQVAAIVHEKGGLIYCDGANMNAIMGIVNIGDIGVDVLHLNLHKTFSTPHGGGGPGAGPVCVTRQLEPFLPIPRVVKEGNSYRLDEDGPLSVGKVHAFFGNFGILLRACCYILSMGNHLKQASQYAVLNANYIKESLKGHYHLPYDQPCMHECVFTDKLQQEHHVATLDIAKRLMDHGFHPPTIYFPLVVSGAIMIEPTETESKETLDQFIDAMKQIAREARQCPDCLHESPQFPKVRRLDETAAARKPCLRG, encoded by the coding sequence ATGAAAGAAAAAATGGGAACAACCGGCCTGATCTTCAACGAGCCCCTGCTCTGGGAAAAAGGCTCCCCGGGTCGAAAGGGGCTGTCACTGCCCCGCCGGGATGTGGCTGAAGCTCCCCTGGACGACGCCCTGACCGGTGACGGTCCGGATTTTCCGGACCTGTCCGAACTGGATGTGGTGCGCCACTTCACCCGGCTTTCCCAGTGGAATTTCGGCGTGGACAGCGGCATGTACCCGCTGGGCTCCTGCACCATGAAATACAACCCCAGGACCAACGAGCGACAGGCGTCCATTCCCGGTTTTGCAAACGCCCATCCCCTGCTGCCCCCAAGCCTCTGCCAGGGTGCGCTGGCACTGATGTACGACCTGCAAGGCTACCTGGCCGAAATTACCGGCCTTCCGGCGGTCACCCTGCAGCCGGCGGCCGGCGCCCACGGTGAGCTGACCGGCATGTTGATCTTTGCCGCTTACCATAAGCACAAGGGAAAGGTGCGCACCAGGGTGCTCATTCCCGACACCGCCCACGGAACCAACCCGGCCAGCGCCACCTTGTGCGGATTTACGGCCGTGCCGGTCAAATCCGGCGCAGACGGCGTTCTGCGGCCCGAATCGGTAGCCGAACTCATGGACGAGGATACGGCCGGCATCATGGTCACCAACCCCAACACCCTGGGGCTGTTTGAAAAAAATATCCGACAGGTGGCCGCTATCGTCCACGAAAAAGGCGGTCTGATCTACTGCGACGGGGCCAACATGAACGCGATAATGGGCATCGTCAACATCGGCGACATCGGGGTGGACGTGCTGCACTTAAACCTGCACAAGACCTTTTCCACCCCCCATGGCGGCGGCGGCCCGGGCGCAGGACCCGTGTGCGTCACCCGGCAGCTGGAGCCCTTTCTCCCCATCCCCCGGGTGGTGAAAGAGGGTAACAGCTATCGTCTTGACGAGGACGGCCCCCTGTCCGTGGGCAAGGTGCACGCCTTTTTCGGCAACTTCGGCATCCTGCTCCGCGCCTGCTGCTACATTCTCAGCATGGGCAACCATCTCAAGCAGGCGAGCCAGTATGCCGTTTTAAATGCCAACTACATCAAAGAAAGCCTCAAGGGGCATTACCACCTGCCCTATGACCAGCCCTGCATGCACGAGTGCGTTTTTACCGACAAGCTTCAGCAGGAACACCACGTGGCCACCCTTGACATTGCCAAGCGGCTCATGGACCACGGATTCCATCCGCCCACGATCTACTTTCCGCTGGTGGTCAGCGGCGCCATCATGATTGAGCCCACGGAAACCGAATCCAAAGAGACGCTGGACCAGTTCATCGACGCCATGAAGCAGATTGCCCGGGAGGCCCGGCAATGCCCTGACTGCCTTCACGAATCGCCGCAGTTCCCCAAGGTGCGGCGACTGGACGAAACCGCGGCGGCACGCAAACCCTGCCTGCGGGGTTAG